In one window of Flavobacterium ginsengisoli DNA:
- a CDS encoding signal protein PDZ gives MKKYIVLFFGLFLPFLLFGQGDFILENNATKATIPFKLINNLVFIPIKVNGVELNFLLDSGVEETLLFSMEDKQEVSFNNVEKIKLRGLGSEEEIEGLKSTKNILETHGLKSSDHMVFIILDQSFNLSSHIGIPVNGIIGHKFFRNNLVEINYQKKKIIVHAKSDRYQGKLDKQFKMVPITVEKSKPYIITKATVNDQEIPAKLLIDIGNSDAFWIFENDKIKLPNKNFPDFLGKGFSGDIEGHRAKIDKFSIDEFDFKKPIVSFPDSASIRNVKMVPGRIGSVGGEVLKRFTLVLDYKEKKLYLKRNSKFGEPFTYNKSGITIQHNGLQWVQETVHLETVRVASTMDELQEKDKNENNFKYKFALKPVYEIVNVRENSRC, from the coding sequence ATGAAAAAATATATAGTATTGTTTTTTGGGTTATTCTTACCTTTTTTGCTTTTTGGACAAGGCGATTTCATATTGGAAAACAATGCAACAAAGGCTACGATCCCTTTTAAATTGATTAATAACCTCGTTTTTATTCCTATAAAAGTGAATGGAGTAGAGTTGAATTTTCTTCTTGATTCTGGTGTTGAAGAAACACTTTTGTTTAGTATGGAAGATAAACAAGAAGTTAGTTTTAACAATGTTGAGAAAATCAAACTCCGTGGATTAGGAAGCGAAGAAGAGATAGAAGGCTTGAAATCGACAAAGAATATTCTAGAAACGCATGGTCTGAAATCAAGTGACCATATGGTTTTTATTATCCTAGATCAAAGTTTTAATTTGTCTTCTCATATTGGAATTCCTGTTAATGGAATTATCGGTCATAAATTCTTTAGAAACAATCTTGTTGAAATTAATTACCAGAAAAAGAAAATAATAGTTCATGCTAAGAGCGATAGATATCAGGGAAAACTTGATAAACAGTTTAAAATGGTTCCGATAACGGTTGAAAAGTCAAAACCTTATATAATTACAAAAGCTACAGTTAATGATCAAGAAATTCCGGCAAAGCTTTTAATTGATATTGGAAATAGTGATGCTTTCTGGATTTTTGAAAATGATAAAATAAAACTCCCGAACAAAAACTTTCCTGATTTTTTAGGAAAAGGTTTTAGCGGTGACATTGAAGGACATCGCGCTAAAATTGATAAATTCTCTATAGACGAATTTGATTTTAAAAAACCTATTGTCTCTTTTCCTGATTCTGCATCAATTCGTAACGTTAAGATGGTTCCAGGACGTATCGGTTCTGTTGGTGGAGAAGTTTTGAAACGATTTACCTTAGTTTTAGATTATAAAGAAAAAAAACTGTACTTAAAAAGAAACAGCAAATTTGGAGAACCTTTTACTTATAATAAGAGCGGAATTACGATTCAGCACAACGGACTTCAATGGGTGCAAGAAACAGTACATTTAGAGACTGTAAGAGTTGCTTCTACAATGGATGAATTGCAAGAAAAAGACAAAAACGAAAATAACTTCAAGTATAAATTTGCTCTTAAGCCAGTTTACGAAATAGTAAATGTGCGTGAGAATTCTCGTTGCTGA
- a CDS encoding pyridoxal phosphate-dependent aminotransferase encodes MPTISLKGRNMPESPIRKLAPFADLAKKKGHKVYHLNIGQPDIKTPEVAIEAVKNIDLSIIEYSPSAGYESYRKKLAHFYQRQNVNVNTEDIIVTTGGSEALLFALATITDPGDEIIIPEPFYANYHAFASSTSATVVPLVSTIETGFALPSIDEVEKLITPKTKAILICNPGNPTGYLYSETEIKQLASLIKKHDLYLIADEVYREFLYDGDDVHFSVMNLEDVQQNVIMVDSVSKRYSMCGARIGCLVTKNKDVLATVMKFAQARLSPPTIEQIACEAAIDTPQSYFDEVIGEYKERRNTLIAELNKIDGVIVTKPKGAFYCIAELPIKDSDDFAQWLLESYNLNGETVMIAPAKGFYSTPGMGLNQVRIAYVLNKKDLITAVNILKEALLVYNNR; translated from the coding sequence ATGCCGACAATTTCACTCAAGGGAAGAAACATGCCCGAATCTCCGATACGCAAGCTGGCTCCTTTTGCTGATTTAGCAAAGAAAAAGGGACACAAGGTGTATCACTTAAACATTGGTCAACCGGATATCAAGACACCGGAAGTGGCCATCGAGGCGGTAAAAAATATTGATTTGAGTATTATAGAATACAGTCCGTCTGCCGGATATGAAAGCTATAGAAAAAAATTAGCTCATTTTTACCAGCGCCAAAATGTAAACGTTAACACAGAAGACATCATTGTAACAACTGGTGGCTCTGAAGCCTTACTTTTTGCACTGGCCACAATTACAGATCCAGGAGATGAAATCATTATCCCGGAACCTTTTTATGCTAATTATCATGCCTTTGCTTCTTCTACAAGTGCAACTGTAGTGCCTCTAGTTTCTACTATCGAAACTGGATTTGCTTTGCCAAGTATTGATGAAGTAGAAAAATTAATAACACCAAAAACAAAAGCCATTCTGATTTGCAACCCTGGAAATCCGACTGGATATTTATATTCTGAAACAGAAATTAAACAGCTTGCCAGCTTAATTAAAAAACATGATTTATACTTAATCGCTGATGAAGTATATCGTGAATTTTTATATGATGGCGACGATGTGCACTTTTCTGTAATGAATCTTGAAGATGTACAGCAAAACGTAATCATGGTCGATTCTGTTTCTAAACGTTACAGTATGTGCGGAGCAAGAATTGGATGCTTGGTAACTAAAAACAAAGATGTTTTGGCAACAGTAATGAAGTTTGCTCAAGCACGTTTAAGTCCGCCAACTATTGAACAGATTGCGTGTGAAGCCGCAATTGACACACCTCAAAGTTATTTTGACGAAGTAATCGGCGAATACAAAGAACGCCGTAACACTTTAATCGCTGAATTAAATAAAATTGATGGTGTTATTGTAACTAAACCAAAAGGTGCCTTTTATTGCATTGCAGAGCTTCCTATAAAAGATTCAGACGATTTTGCACAATGGTTACTTGAAAGTTATAACTTAAATGGCGAAACAGTAATGATTGCTCCTGCTAAAGGTTTTTATTCGACACCTGGAATGGGACTAAATCAAGTTCGTATTGCCTATGTTTTAAACAAAAAAGATTTGATTACAGCCGTAAACATTTTAAAGGAGGCTTTACTAGTTTACAACAACAGATAA
- a CDS encoding four helix bundle protein produces MYIFSFEKLEVWQNARMFILDIYKLTSKFPSNELFGITSQIKRSASSIATNIAEGTSRNTSKDKAHFLTISYSSAMETLNHLIISKDLNYVSETDYVASREKIEKICNQINNLKKYYLSQQ; encoded by the coding sequence ATGTACATTTTTTCTTTTGAGAAACTTGAAGTGTGGCAAAATGCAAGAATGTTCATTTTGGATATTTATAAATTGACTAGTAAATTTCCATCAAATGAATTATTCGGAATAACATCTCAAATAAAAAGAAGCGCATCTTCGATTGCAACAAATATTGCTGAAGGAACTTCAAGAAATACAAGTAAGGACAAAGCTCATTTTTTAACGATTTCTTACTCATCTGCAATGGAAACTTTAAATCATTTAATCATTTCAAAAGATTTAAATTATGTTTCAGAAACAGATTATGTAGCATCAAGAGAAAAAATTGAAAAAATTTGTAATCAAATAAATAATCTAAAAAAATATTATCTTTCACAACAATAA
- the cysS gene encoding cysteine--tRNA ligase, with product MPLYSSQPLKIYNSLSGEKEDFKPIHEGNVGMYVCGPTVYSNVHLGNVRTFMSFDVIFRYFLHLDYKVRYVRNITDVGHIVDDVDEGEDKIAKKARLEQLEPMEVVQRYTVDFHNILKAFNFLPPSIEPTATGHIIEQIEIIKKIIDKGIAYVANGSVYFDVVKYNETNNYGILSGRNIDDMLANTRDLDGQSDKRNPQDFALWKKAEPEHIMRWPSPWSDGFPGWHLECTAMSTKYLGNHFDIHGGGMDLKFPHHECEIAQNEACTGQAPVNYWMHANMLTLNGKKMAKSTGNNILPGEILSGDNNILSKPFSASVTRFFMLQAHYRSILDFSDDAIVATEKGYKRLMEALDALPNITAGNSSSIDFAAWKQLCYDAMNDDFNTPILIAQLFEAVRYINLLKDGKETISANDLADFKTAVNAFVYDVLGLNDDKAADGDSDKLDGVVNMLIEMRNQARADKNFALSDQIRDQLIALGIQLKDGKEGTTFSIQ from the coding sequence ATGCCACTATATAGCAGTCAACCTCTAAAAATATACAATTCACTTTCGGGTGAAAAAGAAGATTTCAAACCAATCCATGAAGGAAACGTTGGAATGTATGTTTGTGGACCTACCGTATATAGTAATGTCCATTTAGGAAACGTGAGAACTTTTATGTCTTTTGATGTAATTTTTAGATATTTTCTTCATTTGGATTATAAAGTTCGTTATGTTCGAAATATCACCGATGTTGGACATATCGTAGACGATGTGGATGAAGGTGAAGATAAAATTGCCAAAAAAGCGCGTTTAGAACAATTAGAACCAATGGAAGTAGTACAACGCTACACTGTTGACTTTCACAACATTCTAAAAGCTTTCAATTTTTTACCTCCAAGCATCGAGCCTACAGCAACAGGACACATTATTGAGCAAATTGAAATTATTAAAAAAATAATCGATAAAGGCATTGCATATGTTGCTAATGGTTCAGTATATTTTGATGTTGTAAAATATAACGAAACCAATAATTACGGTATCTTAAGCGGTAGAAATATCGATGATATGTTAGCTAACACCCGTGATCTTGATGGACAGTCGGACAAGAGAAATCCTCAGGATTTTGCCTTATGGAAAAAAGCAGAACCAGAACATATCATGAGATGGCCTTCTCCTTGGAGCGATGGTTTCCCAGGATGGCATTTGGAATGTACTGCAATGAGCACCAAATATCTTGGAAATCATTTTGACATTCACGGAGGTGGAATGGATTTAAAATTCCCGCACCACGAATGTGAAATTGCCCAAAATGAAGCTTGCACAGGTCAGGCACCAGTAAATTACTGGATGCACGCCAACATGCTTACCCTAAACGGAAAGAAAATGGCAAAATCGACTGGAAATAATATTCTTCCAGGCGAGATTCTTAGCGGAGATAATAATATCTTGAGCAAACCTTTTTCTGCTTCTGTAACTCGTTTTTTCATGCTTCAAGCACATTATAGAAGTATTTTAGACTTTTCTGATGATGCTATTGTTGCGACCGAAAAAGGATACAAAAGATTAATGGAAGCACTTGATGCTTTGCCAAATATTACGGCAGGAAATTCTAGCTCTATAGATTTTGCGGCTTGGAAACAGCTTTGCTACGATGCCATGAACGACGATTTCAATACGCCAATTCTAATTGCACAATTGTTTGAAGCGGTTCGCTATATCAACTTATTAAAAGATGGCAAAGAAACTATTTCTGCGAATGATTTAGCTGATTTTAAAACAGCAGTAAATGCTTTTGTATATGATGTTTTAGGTCTTAACGACGACAAGGCTGCAGATGGCGATAGCGACAAACTAGATGGCGTAGTAAACATGCTTATCGAAATGAGAAATCAGGCAAGAGCAGATAAAAACTTTGCACTTTCTGACCAGATTCGCGATCAGTTAATCGCTTTAGGAATTCAGCTTAAAGACGGAAAAGAAGGAACTACGTTTAGCATACAATAA
- the yidD gene encoding membrane protein insertion efficiency factor YidD, which produces MFSKILIYPFVLLVRFYQTAISPFTPAACRFEPTCSTYMIQAPQIHGLFYGGFLGIKRILSCHPWGRSGYDPVPEKKCNHKH; this is translated from the coding sequence ATGTTTTCAAAAATTTTAATATATCCGTTTGTATTGTTAGTCCGTTTTTATCAGACTGCTATTTCGCCGTTTACGCCAGCTGCCTGCAGATTTGAGCCGACTTGTTCGACTTACATGATTCAAGCGCCGCAAATTCACGGATTGTTCTATGGCGGTTTTTTAGGCATTAAACGCATCTTAAGCTGTCACCCTTGGGGAAGAAGCGGTTACGATCCTGTTCCTGAAAAAAAATGCAATCACAAACATTAA
- the lgt gene encoding prolipoprotein diacylglyceryl transferase → MTHALNLVWNPSEGINLGFFMIRYYSLMFVIAFGLGWFLMKKIFERENESIEKLDSLFVWTVLATLIGARLGHVFFYDWEYFRNHILEIFLPFKFEPEFQFTGFQGLASHGAAIAIIIAMYYYSKKILKRSLLWILDRVVIPVASGAIFVRLGNFFNSEIIGHETSSAFGIRFLHDTFSKAEAVQKTGIADPKEAYNAIATDPKFATLLAEVPSRHPTQLYEAFCYVFVFAILFFLYWRTNARLKSGLLFGLFLVLLFVVRFVVEFVKESQGGFESELGLFSTGQWLSIPFIIIGLFFIIRAQRNPLAES, encoded by the coding sequence ATGACACACGCCTTAAATTTAGTTTGGAATCCTTCTGAGGGAATCAACTTAGGATTTTTTATGATTCGCTATTACAGCTTAATGTTTGTAATTGCTTTTGGTTTAGGATGGTTCCTAATGAAAAAGATTTTCGAAAGAGAAAACGAATCGATTGAAAAACTAGATTCTTTATTTGTTTGGACAGTTCTTGCAACTTTAATTGGAGCGCGTTTAGGTCATGTCTTCTTTTACGATTGGGAATATTTTAGAAATCACATTTTAGAAATTTTCCTTCCGTTTAAATTCGAACCTGAATTTCAATTTACAGGTTTCCAAGGATTAGCAAGTCATGGGGCTGCAATTGCGATTATTATTGCAATGTATTACTACAGCAAAAAAATACTAAAACGTTCTTTACTATGGATCTTAGACCGCGTTGTAATACCTGTTGCAAGTGGCGCTATTTTTGTACGTTTAGGAAATTTCTTTAATTCTGAAATTATAGGTCACGAAACTTCATCTGCTTTTGGAATCCGTTTTCTTCACGATACATTTAGCAAAGCCGAAGCAGTACAAAAAACAGGTATTGCCGATCCCAAAGAAGCTTACAATGCAATTGCAACAGATCCAAAATTTGCAACATTATTAGCAGAAGTTCCTTCAAGACATCCTACACAATTATATGAAGCATTCTGTTATGTTTTTGTATTTGCTATTTTATTCTTTTTATACTGGAGAACAAATGCAAGACTTAAATCTGGTCTTTTATTCGGATTATTTTTAGTGCTTTTATTTGTTGTTCGTTTCGTTGTCGAATTTGTAAAAGAAAGCCAAGGCGGTTTCGAAAGCGAATTAGGCTTATTCTCAACAGGACAATGGTTAAGTATACCTTTTATCATTATAGGGCTTTTCTTTATCATTAGAGCGCAAAGAAATCCTTTAGCAGAGTCATAA
- a CDS encoding acyloxyacyl hydrolase has protein sequence MTRKLLLVLLFLMAVEMNAQKGESNFSLGFNYGFGSEFSNRNYMFTNQFYKVQLYYRLKETKHFQYQILVQPEINFAEHQLLNFYFVKPDTPNYQQKRDEFTRLKDIREYVLNCGFLVRKPIGKTCSFYVLGSIGPMITDTETERMSKGFAFADVLAVGFAASYDKFKFDIRPSVRHVSNAGLGSSNAGYNTKNIEFGISCQL, from the coding sequence ATGACAAGAAAATTACTTTTAGTCTTATTGTTTCTTATGGCTGTAGAAATGAACGCACAGAAAGGTGAATCAAATTTTTCCTTAGGTTTTAATTATGGTTTTGGAAGTGAATTCAGTAATAGAAACTACATGTTTACCAATCAATTTTACAAAGTTCAGCTATATTATAGATTAAAAGAAACAAAGCACTTTCAATATCAGATTTTAGTTCAGCCTGAGATTAATTTTGCTGAACATCAACTATTGAACTTTTATTTTGTTAAACCTGATACGCCCAATTATCAGCAAAAAAGAGACGAATTTACACGATTAAAAGATATTCGCGAATATGTGCTTAATTGTGGTTTTCTAGTGCGTAAACCTATTGGTAAAACATGTTCGTTTTATGTTTTGGGAAGTATTGGTCCGATGATTACAGATACAGAAACCGAGCGAATGTCTAAAGGTTTTGCTTTTGCTGATGTTTTAGCAGTTGGTTTTGCCGCAAGCTATGATAAATTTAAGTTTGATATTCGTCCTAGTGTAAGACATGTTTCTAATGCTGGATTAGGAAGCAGTAATGCAGGATATAATACAAAGAATATCGAATTTGGTATTTCCTGTCAGCTATAA